In Megalopta genalis isolate 19385.01 chromosome 17, iyMegGena1_principal, whole genome shotgun sequence, a single genomic region encodes these proteins:
- the LOC117217406 gene encoding venom protease isoform X1, with protein MIRRALLFYLFCARLSIDCSFVEDSVRVGAASSVANRSRGWIVDDHVDRASASNGTEGTSAESFETIERTNTAKIVWQKEEEEEEAVPVISGPRACGTSAKSLSRLVGGQPAGPTEWPWMAALLRKDESRYCGGVLITDRHVLTAAHCVYRHAPRDIKVRLGEYDFSAAPEDSRASDFAVSEIRVHRYFDRVLYENDIAIAKLLRPTVFDEHIWPVCLPPIDQTFENEDAVVTGSLETGVSAISKIYHRRICRSENVGTRDPLVSGWGTSYYGGPASSVLMEVAVPIWPRNLCARSFVRRIPETMMCAGAYEGGRDACQGDSGGPLLHRLANGRWVNAGIVSWGIRCGEPGRPGVYTRVNAYLDWIFENAVF; from the exons ATGATTCGTCGAGCGTTGCTCTTCTATCTCTTCTGCGCTCGGCTCTCGATCGATTGTTCGTTCGTCGAAGACAGCGTTCGCGTTGGAGCCGCGAGCTCGGTAGCGAACCGATCGCGTGGATGGATCGTCGACGACCACGTGGACCGTGCTTCAGCGTCCAATGGGACCGAGGGAACGTCGGCAGAGTCGTTCGAGACGATCGAAAGGACCAACACCGCGAAGATCGTTTGgcagaaggaggaggaggaggaggaggccgtCCCCGTGATTTCTGGGCCTCGCGCGTGCGGGACCAGCGCGAAGAGCCTGAGCAGGCTCGTGGGCGGGCAACCGGCCGGTCCCACGGAGTGGCCCTGGATGGCGGCTCTTCTCAGAAAAGACGAGAGCCGTTACTGCGGCGGCGTTCTCATCACCGACCGACACGTTTTGACGGCGGCCCATTGCGTCTACCG GCACGCTCCCAGAGACATCAAAGTGAGACTCGGCGAGTACGACTTCTCCGCTGCACCGGAGGACAGCAGAGCTTCGGACTTCGCGGTGTCCGAGATCCGGGTCCATCGATACTTCGACCGCGTTCTGTACGAGAACGACATAGCGATAGCGAAGCTGCTCCGACCGACCGTGTTCGACGAGCACATTTGGCCCGTCTGCCTGCCACCGATCGACCAGACCTTCGAGAACGAGGACGCCGTTGTCACGGGTTCGTTGGAAACGGGCGTTTCCGCTATCTCGAAGATCTACCACCGTCGGATCTGTCGATCTGAAAACGTTGGAACTCGCGATCCTCTTGTTTCAGGTTGGGGGACCAGTTACTACGGAGGCCCGGCTAGTTCGGTTCTGATGGAAGTCGCCGTTCCGATATGGCCGCGGAATCTGTGCGCTCGCAGCTTCGTCCGAAGGATTCCGGAGACGATGATGTGCGCGGGCGCGTACGAGGGAGGCCGGGACGCCTGTCAG GGCGACTCGGGTGGACCGCTCCTGCATCGACTCGCCAACGGCAGATGGGTCAACGCCGGGATAGTGTCTTGGGGGATCAGATGCGGCGAACCGGGACGTCCTGGCGTCTACACCAGAGTGAACGCCTATCTCGACTGGATATTCGAGAACGCGGTCTTCTGA
- the LOC117217406 gene encoding trypsin-1 isoform X2, producing MIRRALLFYLFCARLSIDCSFVEDSVRVGAASSVANRSRGWIVDDHVDRASASNGTEGTSAESFETIERTNTAKIVWQKEEEEEEAVPVISGPRACGTSAKSLSRLVGGQPAGPTEWPWMAALLRKDESRYCGGVLITDRHVLTAAHCVYRHAPRDIKVRLGEYDFSAAPEDSRASDFAVSEIRVHRYFDRVLYENDIAIAKLLRPTVFDEHIWPVCLPPIDQTFENEDAVVTGWGTSYYGGPASSVLMEVAVPIWPRNLCARSFVRRIPETMMCAGAYEGGRDACQGDSGGPLLHRLANGRWVNAGIVSWGIRCGEPGRPGVYTRVNAYLDWIFENAVF from the exons ATGATTCGTCGAGCGTTGCTCTTCTATCTCTTCTGCGCTCGGCTCTCGATCGATTGTTCGTTCGTCGAAGACAGCGTTCGCGTTGGAGCCGCGAGCTCGGTAGCGAACCGATCGCGTGGATGGATCGTCGACGACCACGTGGACCGTGCTTCAGCGTCCAATGGGACCGAGGGAACGTCGGCAGAGTCGTTCGAGACGATCGAAAGGACCAACACCGCGAAGATCGTTTGgcagaaggaggaggaggaggaggaggccgtCCCCGTGATTTCTGGGCCTCGCGCGTGCGGGACCAGCGCGAAGAGCCTGAGCAGGCTCGTGGGCGGGCAACCGGCCGGTCCCACGGAGTGGCCCTGGATGGCGGCTCTTCTCAGAAAAGACGAGAGCCGTTACTGCGGCGGCGTTCTCATCACCGACCGACACGTTTTGACGGCGGCCCATTGCGTCTACCG GCACGCTCCCAGAGACATCAAAGTGAGACTCGGCGAGTACGACTTCTCCGCTGCACCGGAGGACAGCAGAGCTTCGGACTTCGCGGTGTCCGAGATCCGGGTCCATCGATACTTCGACCGCGTTCTGTACGAGAACGACATAGCGATAGCGAAGCTGCTCCGACCGACCGTGTTCGACGAGCACATTTGGCCCGTCTGCCTGCCACCGATCGACCAGACCTTCGAGAACGAGGACGCCGTTGTCACGG GTTGGGGGACCAGTTACTACGGAGGCCCGGCTAGTTCGGTTCTGATGGAAGTCGCCGTTCCGATATGGCCGCGGAATCTGTGCGCTCGCAGCTTCGTCCGAAGGATTCCGGAGACGATGATGTGCGCGGGCGCGTACGAGGGAGGCCGGGACGCCTGTCAG GGCGACTCGGGTGGACCGCTCCTGCATCGACTCGCCAACGGCAGATGGGTCAACGCCGGGATAGTGTCTTGGGGGATCAGATGCGGCGAACCGGGACGTCCTGGCGTCTACACCAGAGTGAACGCCTATCTCGACTGGATATTCGAGAACGCGGTCTTCTGA
- the LOC117217439 gene encoding uncharacterized protein LOC117217439 isoform X1, producing the protein MKLGIVVAIVVGVAMLHSSGTNGQAIFGPNWLDGLTKSLGDLNKNIQESVQRQNQEITESLNRALGQSLKEADRAIENAVANGSIVSANGNNIVIASNGVSQILISGQTPNGIPYVRTIMESVQDGVLRHVENIYYPKTNQTQTIAWTLDLNVPGAKPVPIVDDKA; encoded by the exons ATGAAGCTGGGAATCGTCGTTGCGATAGTTGTCGGCGTGGCAATGTTGCACAG CAGCGGCACGAACGGCCAAGCTATATTCGGACCGAATTGGCTGGACGGCCTGACCAAAAGTCTCGGCGACTTGAACAAAAACATTCAGGAGAGCGTGCAGCGCCAGAATCAAGAGATCACAGAGTCGCTGAATCGCGCACTGGGGCAGAGTCTGAAAGAGGCGGATCGCGCGATCGAAAATGCGG TCGCGAATGGCAGTATCGTCAGTGCCAACGGTAACAATATCGTCATCGCGTCGAACGGCGTATCGCAGATCCTTATATCGGGCCAAACTCCGAACGGAATCCCATACGTTCGCACGATCATGGAAAGCGTCCAGGACGGCGTGTTGCGACACGTCGAGAACATCTACTACCCCAAGACGAACCAAACGCAGACGATCGCGTGGACCCTGGATCTGAACGTTCCCGGAGCCAAGCCCGTGCCCATTGTCGACGATAAGGCGTAA
- the LOC117217439 gene encoding uncharacterized protein LOC117217439 isoform X2 — protein MKLGIVVAIVVGVAMLHSGTNGQAIFGPNWLDGLTKSLGDLNKNIQESVQRQNQEITESLNRALGQSLKEADRAIENAVANGSIVSANGNNIVIASNGVSQILISGQTPNGIPYVRTIMESVQDGVLRHVENIYYPKTNQTQTIAWTLDLNVPGAKPVPIVDDKA, from the exons ATGAAGCTGGGAATCGTCGTTGCGATAGTTGTCGGCGTGGCAATGTTGCACAG CGGCACGAACGGCCAAGCTATATTCGGACCGAATTGGCTGGACGGCCTGACCAAAAGTCTCGGCGACTTGAACAAAAACATTCAGGAGAGCGTGCAGCGCCAGAATCAAGAGATCACAGAGTCGCTGAATCGCGCACTGGGGCAGAGTCTGAAAGAGGCGGATCGCGCGATCGAAAATGCGG TCGCGAATGGCAGTATCGTCAGTGCCAACGGTAACAATATCGTCATCGCGTCGAACGGCGTATCGCAGATCCTTATATCGGGCCAAACTCCGAACGGAATCCCATACGTTCGCACGATCATGGAAAGCGTCCAGGACGGCGTGTTGCGACACGTCGAGAACATCTACTACCCCAAGACGAACCAAACGCAGACGATCGCGTGGACCCTGGATCTGAACGTTCCCGGAGCCAAGCCCGTGCCCATTGTCGACGATAAGGCGTAA